From Cannabis sativa cultivar Pink pepper isolate KNU-18-1 chromosome 8, ASM2916894v1, whole genome shotgun sequence, a single genomic window includes:
- the LOC115700781 gene encoding protein VERNALIZATION 3-like isoform X1 translates to MSKPVTSSWRFHATNHSRCVSREKSQLLLYFSAGRKCDDVQSGRVIGDVLDPFTRSVPMRVYYGNREVNNGYEFKPSQLLNQPRVHIGGQDLRTFYTLLMVDPDAPNPSDPNLREYLHWLVIDIPGSTGPSFGEEVVCYENPRPSMGIHRFVFVLFKQLGRQTVYAPGWRQNFNTCRDFAELYNLGAPVAALYFNCQRETGSGGRRPSN, encoded by the exons ATGTCAAAACCGGTTACAAGTTCATGGAGATTCCATGCTACAAATCACAGCAG GTGTGTTTCAAGAGAAAAATCACAGCTGCTCCTTTATTTCTCTGCTGGCCGAAAATGTGATGATGTACAAAGTGGAAG AGTAATAGGAGATGTTTTGGATCCTTTTACAAGATCAGTCCCTATGAGAGTGTATTATGGTAACAGAGAGGTCAACAATGGCTATGAGTTCAAACCTTCTCAACTTCTCAACCAACCTCGTGTTCATATTGGTGGTCAAGATCTTAGGACCTTCTACACTTTG CTTATGGTGGATCCGGATGCTCCTAACCCTAGTGACCCCAATCTAAGGGAGTATTTGCATTG GTTGGTGATTGATATTCCAGGAAGTACAGGACCAAGTTTCG GAGAAGAGGTGGTGTGCTATGAGAATCCAAGGCCAAGTATGGGAATTCATAGATTTGTGTTTGTGTTGTTTAAACAATTGGGAAGGCAGACAGTGTATGCACCAGGATGGCGTCAAAATTTCAACACCTGCAGAGACTTTGCTGAGCTTTACAACCTTGGTGCCCCTGTTGCTGCTCTCTATTTCAACTGCCAGAGGGAAACTGGCTCTGGTGGAAGGAGACCTTCCAACTAA
- the LOC115700781 gene encoding protein VERNALIZATION 3-like isoform X2, whose product MSKPVTSSWRFHATNHSRCVSREKSQLLLYFSAGRKCDDVQSGREVNNGYEFKPSQLLNQPRVHIGGQDLRTFYTLLMVDPDAPNPSDPNLREYLHWLVIDIPGSTGPSFGEEVVCYENPRPSMGIHRFVFVLFKQLGRQTVYAPGWRQNFNTCRDFAELYNLGAPVAALYFNCQRETGSGGRRPSN is encoded by the exons ATGTCAAAACCGGTTACAAGTTCATGGAGATTCCATGCTACAAATCACAGCAG GTGTGTTTCAAGAGAAAAATCACAGCTGCTCCTTTATTTCTCTGCTGGCCGAAAATGTGATGATGTACAAAGTGGAAG AGAGGTCAACAATGGCTATGAGTTCAAACCTTCTCAACTTCTCAACCAACCTCGTGTTCATATTGGTGGTCAAGATCTTAGGACCTTCTACACTTTG CTTATGGTGGATCCGGATGCTCCTAACCCTAGTGACCCCAATCTAAGGGAGTATTTGCATTG GTTGGTGATTGATATTCCAGGAAGTACAGGACCAAGTTTCG GAGAAGAGGTGGTGTGCTATGAGAATCCAAGGCCAAGTATGGGAATTCATAGATTTGTGTTTGTGTTGTTTAAACAATTGGGAAGGCAGACAGTGTATGCACCAGGATGGCGTCAAAATTTCAACACCTGCAGAGACTTTGCTGAGCTTTACAACCTTGGTGCCCCTGTTGCTGCTCTCTATTTCAACTGCCAGAGGGAAACTGGCTCTGGTGGAAGGAGACCTTCCAACTAA
- the LOC115700508 gene encoding chromatin assembly factor 1 subunit FAS1, with protein MEVVIDGNDGDIQKKFDGQDRPKKTQKRKRVSLATEKLGKEEKEAKVEALRMELDGLFGYYKEVLGQRQIGVLDLNLCRNGVNAVVASLMEERDLPLSKLVDEIYSRVKSLNEAVFEGLTVATVKSTVLFVGQRMMYGVPNADADVLEDQSESCLWCWETRDLKLMPQSVRGVLTIRRTCRKRIHERITAVSEMIVALQKSEEDQNCKTELRKALEKLGKACNEAEIRLLVNGMMEKSGADLAGKEAKREEKMLIKQLEREKKEAEKEKKRLEKELLKEKLHNEKEQKRLQEEAEKDEKRREREELEMKKQLKKQQEEAEKDQKRREREEAELKKQLAIQKQASIMERFLKKSKISPLQAEKSSPKIATAVVTLDEKIEKVPEAVTQLMDCTLSLKEDVNIDELCKLHFSSWRRLGDLIRSNRNQHWGLRQKPKAELVKELKLTTSTRPHIVVLDESNEEKLEIGCGECVSDDRLCQLNASCSLSDVKKFIRRKQLLQFDKSHRPAFYGIWPSKSCVVGPRHPLTKDPELDYDIDSDEEWEEEDPGESLSDCEKDDDAESLEGCSKTEDGDDSEDEFFVPDGYLSDNEGVQVDRMEIDATGDEDKGSPGLENEEFRALLRQQKYLSNLTDHALRKNQPLIITNLMHEKNSLLTAEDLTGTPRMEQMCLQVLSLRLFPGGSPVEISLENAEDNDLEASPSSGKGRTTPTPTVVALSDSDMRTFVSTIQSCSQGIFKLVELLQQKFPSSSKTQLRNKVREISEFMDNHWQVKKEVLNKLGLSPEEKSTRRTKSIATFFSKRCLPPAGKVVNPSETSPQATLKTNFAVEEGHQSCT; from the exons ATGGAGGTTGTAATCGATGGAAATGACGGTGATATCCAGAAGAAATTTGACGGTCAAGATCGACCGAAGAAGACCCAGAAGCGGAAAAGGGTTAGTTTGGCCACAGAGAAGCTGGGTAAGGAGGAAAAAGAGGCAAAGGTCGAAGCTTTGCGGATGGAGCTTGATGGGTTGTTTGGGTATTACAAGGAAGTATTGGGTCAGAGACAGATTGGGGTTTTGGATCTAAATTTGTGTCGTAATGGTGTGAATGCTGTTGTTGCGTCGTTAATGGAGGAGAGAGATCTCCCTCTGTCTAAACTCGTGGATGAGATCTACTCTCGGGTTAAGAGCCTTAATGAAGCTGTTTTTGAGGGTTTAACGGTGGCGACTGTGAAGAGTACTGTGCTGTTTGTTGGTCAGAGGATGATGTACGGCGTTCCTAATGCCGATGCTGATGTGTTGGAAGACCAGTCTGAGTCCTGTCTTTGGTGTTGGGAG ACAAGGGATCTTAAGCTGATGCCACAATCTGTGCGTGGAGTGTTGACAATTAGGCGGACTTGTCGAAAAAGAATCCATGAGAGAATAACTGCTGTTTCTG AAATGATTGTGGCTTTACAGAAATCCGAGGAAGATCAGAATTGCAAAACTGAGCTAAGAAAGGCTTTGGAGAAGCTTGGTAAAGCTTGCAATGAGGCTGAAATTCGGTTGTTGGTTAATGGCATGATGGAAAAAAGTGGTGCAGACCT GGCTGGCAAGGAAGCAAAACGAGAAGAAAAAATGCTAATCAAGCAActggagagagagaagaaggaggctgaaaaagagaagaaaagattGGAGAAAGAGCTTTTGAAGGAGAAATTGCATAAT GAAAAGGAGCAAAAGCGGCTGCAAGAGGAGGCAGAGAAGGATGAGAAGCGTCGTGAAAGGGAAGAATTAGAGATGAAGAAACAGTTGAAGAAGCAGCAAGAAGAAGCTGAGAAAGACCAAAAACGTCGGGAGAGGGAAGAAGCTGAGCTGAAAAAGCAACTTGCTATACAGAAGCAAGCTTCTATTATGGAGCGTTTTCTCAAGAAAAGCAAAATAAGTCCATTGCAAGCTGAAAAATCTTCTCCTAAAATAGCAACTGCTGTAGTAACATTGGATGAAAAGATTGAAAAAGTCCCCGAGGCAGTAACCCAGTTAATGGATTGTACCCTTTCCTTAAAGGAAGATGTTAACATTGATGAATTATGCAA GCTACACTTTTCTTCTTGGCGCCGCTTAGGCGATTTGATTCGTTCAAATAGAAACCAACATTGGGGTTTACGTCAAAAGCCTAAGGCTGAACTAGTTAAAGAACTTAAGCTCACCACCTCAACTAGACCGCATATTGTGGTGTTAGATGAGTCAAATGAAGAGAAACTGGAAATTGGGTGCGGAGAATGTGTTTCTGATGACAGATTATGTCAGCTCAATGCAAGTTGTTCTCTTTCTGATGTCAAGAAGTTCATTAGGAGAAAGCAGTTGTTACAATTTGACAAGAGCCACAGGCCAGCATTTTATGGTATATGGCCCAGTAAAAG TTGTGTTGTTGGACCACGACACCCTCTTACAAAGGACCCAGAATTGGATTATGACATAGACAGTGATGAAGAGTGGGAGGAG GAGGATCCTGGGGAAAGCCTTTCAGATTGTGAAAAAGATGATGATGCCGAAAGTTTAGAGGGATGCTCCAAAACTGAGGATGGAGATGATAGCGAGGATGAGTTTTTCGTACCTGATGGTTATCTTTCAGATAATGAG GGAGTTCAAGTGGACAGGATGGAAATTGATGCCACAGGTGATGAGGATAAAGGCTCACCTGGTTTAGAAAATGAGGAATTTCGTGCTTTGCTTCGGCAGCAAAAGTATTTGAGCAATTTGACTGATCATGCTCTCCGGAAAAATCAGCCTTTGATTATTACCAACTTGATGCATGAGAAAAACTCGTTGTTAACTGCTGAAGATCTCACTGGTACACCTAGGATGGAACAAATGTGCTTGCAAGTCCTTAGTTTGCGATTATTTCCTGGTGGTTCACCTGTAGAGATCTCTCTTGAGAATGCGGAAGACAACGATCTAGAAGCTTCTCCCTCAAGTGGCAAGGGAAGAACAACACCAACGCCAACTGTGGTTGCCTTATCAGATTCCGATATGCGTACATTT GTGTCTACTATTCAGTCGTGCTCGCAGGGTATCTTTAAATTAGTGGAACTTTTGCAGCAGAAGTTCCCTTCTTCCTCAAAGACTCAGTTAAGGAATAAAGTGCGTGAGATATCTGAATTCATGGATAATCACTGGCAG GTGAAGAAAGAAGTGTTGAACAAACTTGGGTTATCACCAG AAGAAAAGAGTACCAGAAGGACCAAAAGCATTGCCACTTTTTTCTCGAAAAGGTGTTTGCCACCTGCTGGTAAAGTCGTCAACCCAAGCGAAACCTCGCCTCAGGCGACTCTGAAAACAAATTTCGCCGTGGAGGAGGGGCATCAGAGTTGCacatag